The genomic window GAAATGTATGAGTATTAAACTAATTGCCGTCGATATCGATGGTACCCTAGTCAACAGTCAAAAGGAAATCACTCCGGAAGTCTTTTCTGCCATCCAAGATGCCAAACAAGCTGGCGTCAAAGTCGTGATTGCAACAGGTCGTCCCATTGCAGGCGTTGCAAAACTTCTGGACGACTTGCAGTTGAGAGACAAGGGCGACTATGTGGTAACCTTCAACGGTGCCCTTGTCCAAGAGACTGCTACTGGCCATGAGATTATCAGCGAATCCTTGACCTATGAGGATTATCTAGATATGGAATTTCTCAGTCGCAAGCTCGGTGTTCACATGCACGCTATTACCAAGGACGGTATCTATACTGCCAATCGCAATATCGGAAAATACACGGTGCACGAATCAACCCTCGTCAGCATGCCTATTTTCTACCGCACTCCAGAAGAAATGGCTGACAAGGAAATCGTCAAATGTATGTTTATTGATGAACCAGAAATTCTCGACGCTGCGATTGAAAAAATTCCAGCAGAATTTTACGAACGATACTCTATTAACAAATCTGCTCCTTTCTACCTCGAACTCCTTAAAAAGAATGTGGACAAGGGTTCAGCCATCACTCACTTAGCTGAAAAACTAGGATTGACCAAAGATGAAACCATGGCGATCGGTGACGAAGAAAATGACCGCGCCATGCTCGAGGTCGTTGGAAATCCCGTTGTTATGGAAAATGGAAATCCTGAACTCAAAAAAATCGCCAAATACATCACCAAAACAAATGATGAATCCGGCGTTGCCCATGCTATCCGAACGTGGGTACTGTAAAATGCTTAACTATAAAAAATAAACGACACCCCAAAAGGTAGAGATGAAACTCTAACTTCCGGGGTGTTCTTTTTGATTTTTCGCCAAATCATCTAAGTAATCCTAGTCTATCTAGTTCTTTTAGGGCAGATTCTCTTGATGGGTATGGATTTTTATTGATGAAAATTTTTACTGTTTCGACGTGATGATAAAGATCCATGCTAATCTCTTTTAAATTATCAATAAAGACATCAAGTAGTTCCGGTTCAATGTTTTCCAAGGGAGAAGGAAGCTCCTTCTTATTTTCAAACTCAAAAGCTTCTTTAGCAGTCACACCTATTGCATAACTAATGTTGTCCCACAAGAGACCATTCGCTTCATTTTCATCTAACTGCATGTAGATAAATATTCCACTGAAGTCTGTCCCATCATCTAAAAGGCGATAAAGTTCCTCTCCCCTTTTATCTCTATTCTCCAAAAAACTCCAACATGCATCCAAGGCAGTTCGAATTTGAGAATTGTATCGTGTTTTCATACGGTTTACAATTGCTTCAGCAAAAATCAACATAAAATAACTCGTAAGCATATCCTCTCCTGATCTATACTTGAACGAATAGCCTATTCATTCTCATCTGATAAAAATAGTGAACCAAAATAGTTTTTAACGAGCTCATCCTTTAAATATCCTTCTATTTCTGGACCAGTTATTTGTGAAATAAGCTCCCTATTTTCAGCTAGGATTTGTTTGTAACTTGAAGAAAGAGCCTCAAGTATGTCCTCGTCGGCACTTTCAATCGTTTGTGGCAGGTAAACCTCCTCAGAAGCAATATATGAGTAGTGACAAACTAGGACAAAGAAATTAGCGATACAGTTCCATACTAGTGGATTGGTTTTCTTATCCAACACCTGAAATGTCAAGATATCCAGCTCGTCCATATTTTCCAGTCGATTGTATAAAATATCTGGACAAAAACCACTCTCTTTATCAAGTTCCTGTTTAGAAAGTTTTAAGGATTCTACAACAAACTCCTGATATTCTTTCTCACTGACAAGATCTACAAGACCGTATAACAACTCCTGTAGGAAGCACAATAAATTTCTATTATCATTCATCGATTTTCCTTCTATTACTAAAAAACTAACTTGGTAATCCACTGGAAAACGTAGCACTCACTCTTCCTCCTCAAACATCAGGGCATCCAGTTCTTCTCTTTCAGCCACAATCTCTTCAAAGGTGGAAATAAGATTATTTACTATTTCTAAGGTGATAATACCAGTCGAATCCCTCATCGTAACCTTGGTTCCAATGACATTCAACTCATGAATGAGTTCTCGAACCTTTCTTAATCCATCCAAATCTAACATGTCAACTTCGATCACCGTGTCATGATTTTTGATTCTAGATTGGATTAAAGAAAAAGGCAAGGATGAATGGCTTCTTAACAACTTATAGGTCCCTGACTTGTCACCTATAGAATCAATAAAAATAGCTAGCATCACTTCCGCTCCCTTCCTCTCTGGTCGCTACTATATGACATTATACCATACAGGTGAGCTGATTCTTAAGAAACTAAAGAGGGCGTTCCCGTTCCGATTACTGAGTTAGATCTAATTCAGATCGTTGTACAGTTACTTAAATCTTGAGAGTACAAAAACTACGTCCTTAACCAAGAGCACAACGTAACGGTTGTACAGTTACTTAAATCTTGAGAGTACAAAAACTAGACTTTAACCAGTCTTTAATCAACTTGGTTGTACAGTTACTTAAATCTTGAGAGTACAAAAACGAGTGAAGTGAAGCGATTCTTACTTGACCTGTTGTACAGTTACTTAAATCTTGAGAGTACAAAAACATGATGTGAGTCAGATGAAAGAAGACTTAGTTGTACAGTTACTTAAATCTTGAGAGTACAAAAACGGTTTGGATAGTGGTCTGCGCATCACCGTCGTTGTACAGTTACTTAAATCTTGAGAGTACAAAAACTTCCCAAATTGGTTAACTCCGAGAATGATGTTGTACAGTTACTTAAATCTTGAGAGTACAAAAACTGATTGCGTAATGAGAAACCCATGCCTTGTGTTGTACAGTTACTTAAATCTTGAGAGTACAAAAACGCAGTAGCTGGATTGTCTTTCTCTGGATTTGTTGTACAGTTACTTAAATCTTGAGAGTACAAAAACAGGTATAGCCATTCTCTTTCAAAAAGAAGGGTTGTACAGTTACTTAAATCTTGAGAGTACAAAAACCTATTCCTGAAACCAATAACGCCTTTAATTGTTGTACAGTTACTTAAATCTTGAGAGTACAAAAACGTATAGGTATTTCTAGTTTCAAATACCTGAGTTGTACAGTTACTTAAATCTTGAGAGTACAAAAACTAGGGCTATAACCACCTTGAACGCTACCTAGTTGTACAGTTACTTAAATCTTGAGAGTACAAAAACTAGTCAGTTACTTATTATTTTCAATTATGAGTTGTACAGTTACTTAAATCTTGAGAGTACAAAAACAGTGTTAAAGATCTATAATTTCGAAAAATCGTTGTACAGTTACTTAAATCTTGAGAGTACAAAAACTAGACCCGCTTGGTTCCGTTTGGTGTGTCGGTTGTACAGTTACTTAAATCTTGAGAGTACAAAAACAGTGACAGGGGAGACAGACGATAAGTTCGAGTTGTACAGTTACTTAAATCTTGAGAGTACAAAAACAAGGTCAATATCTATGGACTCGAACAATTTGTTGTACAGTTACTTAAATCTTGAGAGTACAAAAACTCGTACACGCCCACGTCAAAGCCAAATTCAGTTGTACAGTTACTTAAATCTTGAGAGTACAAAAACAGAATCAGAAGTCAAAGAACTATGGGAAGAGTTGTACAGTTACTTAAATCTTGAGAGTACAAAAACCTCAAATTCGTCAATTTTAATTTTTGTTCCCCTCAAAAACATTATAAAGCCTTAAATCTCACCCGTCAATACTATTCTTCCAAATATTTCAATAACATAGGATTGATCGATCCAATACAGAATTTTGTTTTCATTTTGTACTGATACAAATTATTCAAAATTTTTAATGCTACTTGATCTTCTACAGATAAACTCATGTGGAGAATGTCCGAGCTAAATAAATAGGATCCAATTTTTCTTAAAGAAGTTAAAAATTCTTGTTCATCAGGTATTTGATTTATTGGATACTGATTGATAAAGCGATCATACATGAATTCTAGCGAATAAAAATGATCAACATAATCAGAAACAATATTGATTTCCTCTAAAACTTCTTTCGTGACATGAAGATAACCTTCATTGGAAGGAAATAAAACAATATATAATGAATCGCTATGATTAGTCAGAAACTCCATTTTCTCGCAACATTCAACAAAATCATTATAGGATAGAAAATCGTCCAAATTTCGTAAGACAAGCAAAAACTTTTCAGAACTGTTTGTCGCCATAATTTCTAACATGGAAAGAAATAATAAAAACTTTATCTTATTGTCTACAAACTCAAAGGATATATTTTTATCATTTGCTCCAAAGTATGGTAAAAAATTTTTTTGAATTAATTGATCAGCATTAAAATATTTTGCTTCGCTATGATAAACGATATCATCAATTTGAAGATTCAACTTCTGATTCAATAGAAGTGAAATCCTATCCAAATTATCATTGATATTTTCAATTTGCTCCATTATCTCAATAGAAGTAATTTTTTTCTTTATATAACCATAAGCTACTGTCCCTTTTTTATATTCCATTTGTTCAATCAAATCATTGATATTGGATATTTGAATAACACTAAATTCTGAACGGGAAAAAACTGTATCATCTATTAGTATTTTAGGCTCATTTTGTTCAAATAGAACCAAATCTTCCTCACTATATTTTTTTCCTCCAAAATACCATAATAGTATCTGCCAAATATAGTACTTTAGTTGCTGATCTTGACCTACAATTTGAGTAAATTGACCAAAACTTAATGAAATATTATCCTTATACGGATGACTAATGTTCATTTTCATATAACTACCAACTTATTATCGCTGACTACTTCTTCTTGCTTTGTTTTTCCACCAATTATTAAAACCATTTCAGAAAATTGTTTCTCTGTTACTGCAAGTAAACGGACATTCCCACTTGGTAAATTACTCTGGCTTAATTTTTTATAGAATTTACTTGCAAAACTTCGATTAGGACAGGTTCGATAATAAACAGAAAACTGCAACATTTCAAAACCATTGGCAATTAAATCTTTCCGAAAGTTACGATAGACCCTTTTTTCTTGATTTGTTTCCATTGGTAAATCAAAAAAACACAATAATCTCAATGCTTCATACCTCATTTCTTTAACTCCATTCTACACTCGAAACCACCGGACAGTAAAATTTACTAGTATCCTTATCAGAGATACATTTTAGAAAACCTTTGACATATTTATCCATTGCTACCGTTACAGAACACGTTTCTTTCCCATAACGAATCTTTGCGTTCAGTGTATCTGTCAACGCAAGACGAAATTCATATTTCAAATACTCTTCATCTCGTAAATTTTGATAAACCCAGACATCGATAATCTGCCGAAAAGGTTCCATTAGATCATCAACCAGGTTAAATTGGTTATATTCATTCTTATGAAAAATTCCTATTAAGGGATTCAAACCATACCCAGAAATAATACGTGCCATTTGCGCTCTCATGATTGCATAACCATAATTTAGACCAGCATTGATGACATCCGTTTCCTGTTGTGTAAGACGTACGAATTTTTTTCCAAAGAGTTCGTTAAAATAGACTTTTGCAGCATGACCTTCGCGGTTGGTTTTATCTCCATATTCAATATGATCTTTATAGTCTGCTAATAATTGAATGCAATCAATATTCTTCTCAAACATTGCAAGAACATCTTGCTGATTGTTTATTTTGAAATAAGTAACTATCTGCCATAATTTATCTTTCTGTTCCTGCGTCCACAATAATTGCTCCTGTAATTTTTTATAGGCTCTAAAATGGCCATTTTGAGAATGATAAATTCCTGTAGGCAAGTGCTCATTATCACAGACAATTAAAGCAATATTATACTTACTTAAAGCACTTAATAACCTTAAAGTTACAACAGTCTCCCCTCCTTCTGCTACAATTATCGAAATATCACTCAGTGGGATAACATAGTCTTGACCCATTTTCTTAATCAGAAGATTATCTAACTTCAATTGCATTTTTTCACTCTGACAGACATGCACAATTCTCCAAGTCATCGTATTTTCCTCTTTCACAAAACGAAAACACCCAGCCATAAATGACAGGGTGTTGAATTCGGCATGAAGCCTTATCTTTGTAGCTTCTGCAAGATTTAAGTAACTGTGTAAGGCGTCCCTTACGGTTACTATTATAATACATTGTACAAGCGTTTGCAACTCTTTTTTAAATATTTTTTAAAATTTGAGTTTTGGTTCGTCACCCTCTTTTTTAATGATATGTTTTTTACCCAAAACATCTGTTTTTACTTTAAAAATGGATATATTTGACTTATTTAGTCCTTTCAGACACTGTCCTCCTTTTGCAACTTTACCAAATAAACTTATCAATGGCTGCTCACCATCAAATTTAGCTTTATCATAAGGTTTCAATTCAACATAATGTTTTACATTTGGCATAGTTCTAGATAAAAATCTAAAAAATTGCTCTTCATTTGTTTGATTATCTTTTATTAAAATTAAGTCATTTTTATAAAGAGTAAATTTAAATTCCGCCTGAGAGTCCACTCCTTCTCTATCCTTAATTGATAAGTACTTTTCAATGGATATAGAGTAAGCACCACTACCCTTTTCAAATTGCAAATCTGCATACTTTAATCCAAGTAATTCATATTTCCCTGTTTTATGATTATAATAAACGTCTGTACGCCATGGGGCTATTGATTGAAGCACAACTTGATTATCACTACCATCTGGTGTGATATCAATGTGATTACCTAGTTTATTATCATAGTATTTAAGACTTTTAATTTCTGGTCCATTACCTTTTTTACTGTACTTTCGAATAGGTCCATTTTCTTGTCTATATTTCTCAAAAGGATTGCAAGGAATCTCTTTATTTTTATCGTTCAATTCTTTAGAAGGATAGGTTCTTAAAATTTCTTCAATCACTTTTTCAAATGTTTGTGGATCTTTGTGATACATCAAGAATTTACTCTTATCTTTATTATAAATTTTAATGAAAGCATCATATCCTGCTTGACTATAAATATCTTTAATCTTACCTAAAACATAAGTTTCTTCAGACTTATCTTTATCCAATTTCGCTTTTCTTGTTGCGTAAATGGTTGCATCTGAAATTTTTCGATTGTATTTTGAATCTACTTGATAAGAAAACAGTATACTATCCTCAAATGTCTTGCTACGCAATGTATCGACAAAATGGTCATAAGGCGCTTTAAACACTAACTCTTTATATTCATCATCAGCCAATGGAATAATTTCTCCAGTCTCTGAATCAACAAACTGCCCTTCTTTATAAGTAATCAGAGGATTATTCTGTTTTTTCCATAATCTTAATTGACTCGAAGCAGCAATAATTAAGGCATCCACAGCATGGTGGTGATAGGTTTCACGA from Streptococcus oralis includes these protein-coding regions:
- the yidA gene encoding sugar-phosphatase, whose protein sequence is MSIKLIAVDIDGTLVNSQKEITPEVFSAIQDAKQAGVKVVIATGRPIAGVAKLLDDLQLRDKGDYVVTFNGALVQETATGHEIISESLTYEDYLDMEFLSRKLGVHMHAITKDGIYTANRNIGKYTVHESTLVSMPIFYRTPEEMADKEIVKCMFIDEPEILDAAIEKIPAEFYERYSINKSAPFYLELLKKNVDKGSAITHLAEKLGLTKDETMAIGDEENDRAMLEVVGNPVVMENGNPELKKIAKYITKTNDESGVAHAIRTWVL
- the cas1 gene encoding type II CRISPR-associated endonuclease Cas1, whose translation is MTWRIVHVCQSEKMQLKLDNLLIKKMGQDYVIPLSDISIIVAEGGETVVTLRLLSALSKYNIALIVCDNEHLPTGIYHSQNGHFRAYKKLQEQLLWTQEQKDKLWQIVTYFKINNQQDVLAMFEKNIDCIQLLADYKDHIEYGDKTNREGHAAKVYFNELFGKKFVRLTQQETDVINAGLNYGYAIMRAQMARIISGYGLNPLIGIFHKNEYNQFNLVDDLMEPFRQIIDVWVYQNLRDEEYLKYEFRLALTDTLNAKIRYGKETCSVTVAMDKYVKGFLKCISDKDTSKFYCPVVSSVEWS
- a CDS encoding Imm6 family immunity protein — protein: MLRFPVDYQVSFLVIEGKSMNDNRNLLCFLQELLYGLVDLVSEKEYQEFVVESLKLSKQELDKESGFCPDILYNRLENMDELDILTFQVLDKKTNPLVWNCIANFFVLVCHYSYIASEEVYLPQTIESADEDILEALSSSYKQILAENRELISQITGPEIEGYLKDELVKNYFGSLFLSDENE
- the cas2 gene encoding CRISPR-associated endonuclease Cas2 translates to MRYEALRLLCFFDLPMETNQEKRVYRNFRKDLIANGFEMLQFSVYYRTCPNRSFASKFYKKLSQSNLPSGNVRLLAVTEKQFSEMVLIIGGKTKQEEVVSDNKLVVI
- the csn2-St gene encoding CRISPR-associated protein Csn2-St, with the translated sequence MKMNISHPYKDNISLSFGQFTQIVGQDQQLKYYIWQILLWYFGGKKYSEEDLVLFEQNEPKILIDDTVFSRSEFSVIQISNINDLIEQMEYKKGTVAYGYIKKKITSIEIMEQIENINDNLDRISLLLNQKLNLQIDDIVYHSEAKYFNADQLIQKNFLPYFGANDKNISFEFVDNKIKFLLFLSMLEIMATNSSEKFLLVLRNLDDFLSYNDFVECCEKMEFLTNHSDSLYIVLFPSNEGYLHVTKEVLEEINIVSDYVDHFYSLEFMYDRFINQYPINQIPDEQEFLTSLRKIGSYLFSSDILHMSLSVEDQVALKILNNLYQYKMKTKFCIGSINPMLLKYLEE
- a CDS encoding Imm6 family immunity protein, with product MLTSYFMLIFAEAIVNRMKTRYNSQIRTALDACWSFLENRDKRGEELYRLLDDGTDFSGIFIYMQLDENEANGLLWDNISYAIGVTAKEAFEFENKKELPSPLENIEPELLDVFIDNLKEISMDLYHHVETVKIFINKNPYPSRESALKELDRLGLLR